TATAGCATAAACATTATGGAATATTAATTATGCGAGGAGACTTTAAAATGAATGAAGTATTAAAAGCTATAAAAGAAAGAAGAACTACAAGAAAATTTAAACCAGAACAAATAAAAGAAGAAGAGTTACAAGCAATAATAGAAGCAGGTCTTTATGCACCAAGTGGTACAAATCAACAGCCTTGGCATTTTACAGTTATACAAAATAAGGATCTAATAGATGAAATGAATTTTGAGGCAAAAGAAGTTTTTAAGCAATCAGATAATGAATTTCTGAGAAAAGTAGGATTCAATGATAAATATAAAGTTACATATGATGCACCTACAATTATTTTAATATCGGGATTAAATAATAATCACTATACAGAGGTAGACTGTGCAGCAGCTACACAAAACATGTTATTAGCAGCACATTCTTTAGGAATAGCATCATGCTGGTGCGGTGCACCTTCAGCGGCATTTAACGGAGGAAAGAAGGAAGAGCTTATATCTAAATTAAATATACCTGAGGACTACACTCCATTTTATACAGTGCTTTTAGGATACTCAGATAATACTCCTTCAAAAGGCCCAGAAAGAAAAGAGAATACAGTCCAATATTTAAGATAATTATACTTATTAATTAAAAGGCTATTACAATATAATAAAAAGGAACCTATAAAATAGACACAAGAAAAAGACTATTTTATAGGTTCCTTTTCTTGTGTACTACTCATTTATTATCTGAAATACGTAATATTTTACTGTTGCGACACAAAACATTTATTTAATTATACTATTATTACAGTTACTTAACGAGTGAAATATTTATATATCAGTGCTTTATTCTTTTTACGAATGTGGCTTTTATTATTGATTAACATTTTTATTATCTCTAGATTTCGTCTGTCTGGACACCGGAAGTAATTGTTTTATATTTTTGAAAATAATATGAAAAACATTTTGTTACATACATGTTTTTCCTAAGAATTTTTGCGCTAGCTGTAAAAACAATTCCATTGGCGGACTTATCCATTTGTTTTTGTGATAAGAACAAAAAGAAGAAAATAATGTATCATCAAGTCCAGTCTTTACCTGAATCAGAGCACCACTTTTTAATTCTTCTTCTACTGCAAAAATAGGAAGATACGAAATTCCTAAATTGTTAATTACACTCTTTTTTACAGCGTCGATACTCCACATTTCCATGGTTTGATTTAAGATAATATCCTTTTCAGTTAGGTATTCCATGATTACTTTTTGATAGGAACTATGCGGTTCACTGCTAATCATATTCAAGGTTTTTCGTTGATGCGGAGTGATAAAGTCAAGTTCTTTAGAATCAACAAAAGGCGGTGCAACCATGCATACCCTAAACGCACCCAATTCTTCTAACGCAATTGTAGCAGGATAATTACCAACATCGCAGTGGATTCCAATATCAGCACTACCATTTATTAACTGTTCCCGTATGTCGATACAATTCATTGCATTAATAATAAGCTGTACATTAGGTGCTTTTTGTCGAAAAACTTGTATGACTGGCTGTAACAAATAGATTAGTAATGAATCAGGCACCACTACTCTCAGAGATCCATTCATTTCTGAAATGCCTTTACCATAATTATTGATCTGTTCTGTCGCTTGTAAAATAGTTTTGATAAACGGCAGTATATCATTTCCAGCCTGAGTTAATATCATTTTTCTCCCAATTTTTTCAAACAGTTTTATTGATAGTTCTTTCTCAAGTTGTTTAACCTGATAAGTGATAGTCGATTGTGTATAATTTAGTTTGAGTGCACCCTTTTGAAAACTTCCAGCTTCTAAAATTGTTTTCAATGTAATCAAATAGTTTGTATTCATTATATCAATCCCCTTATATTCAAAAATTCGAATCTTTAATTCGAATTAATTCAATTTTTAAATGTATTTGATTATGTTATTGTAAAACAAAGGGAAAAGAAAGACAAGGTAAACAAAAAAAGGAGGAAATATAAATGAATTTTAAATTTCAAGAAGACGAGCAAAAGGTAATTGATATAATTCATGACTTTGGAGTGAAAGAAGTTGCGCCCTTGGCTGCAGAACTAGACAAAGAGGAGAGGTTTCCAGCAGAAAGCAGACAAAAACTAGCGAATATGGGGATGATGGGAATTTGTTATCCAAAAGAATACGGTGGTGCCGGACATTCATATCTCAATTATATAGCGGTTATTGAAGAATTGGCAAAACACTGTGCCACTACTTCTGTAATGTTGTCTGATCATCATTCACTGGGTAGCTGGCCAATATTTGAATATGGTACAGAAGAACAAAAAAAGAAATTTTTAACTCCACTTCTTAAAGGTGAAAAATTGGGAGCATTTGCAGTGACAGAACCTATGGCAGGAAGTGATGTAGGAAATCAACAGACAACAGCTGTTGATAAAGGCGATTATTGGCTGTTGAATGGAACAAAAATCTTTATTACAAATGGTTTTTATGCTGATACCTACTTTGTGACAGCAATGACAGACAAGAGTCAGCGACATAGAGGAATTTCAGCATTTATCGTAGAAAAAGGAACTCCCGGATTTAGCTTTGGTACAAAGGAAAAGAAAATGGGAATCTGTGGTTCCGCCACATATGAGCTGATTTTTCAGGATTGCAAAATTCCAAAAGAAAACCAGCTAGGAGAATCAGGAAAAGGATTTAAAATGACTTTGGCTACATTGGATGGTGGACGAATTGGTGTCGCAGCACAGGCTCTTGGGATAGCACAAACTGCAATTGATCATTCTGTAAATTATGTAAAAGAACATACACAATCTGGAGAGCGGATTTCTCAGTTCCAATATGCACAATGGGAACTTGCAGATATGCAAACAAAAGTGGACGCTGCACGTCTACTTGTATACCGTGCAGCACAGGCGAAACAAGACCACGAGCCATTCTCTCATTTGGCGGCTATGGGTAAATTATATGCGGCAGAAGCAGCTACCAATGTAACCCGTCGCTGTCTTCAGCTAGCAGGATATGATGGATGTTCTTGTGACTTTCCTTTTGAGCGTTTTTTTCGAGATGCTAAAATCACAGAAATCTATGAAGGAACAAGCGAGGTGCAAAAAATGGTTATTTCATCATGGATGGGAGTTAAATAACAAACATAATATTATTATTCACGACATTTATTGTATATGCACATATAGCCTATAGACCCAAAGTGAATGTAACTCAATTGGTATTGTGTTACATTCACTTTATTTTTTTGATAGATAAAATAAAACCTGAGGGTGTATAATTGTCCTTGTATGTTAGAAAATAAAATATTACCATTAAATTTTTACTCCTATTACAATTAACTGTTATACTGATTACATTTATTATATAATTAAGAGGCATTTATTATGAACGGTGAAGGTAAAATGAAAAGAAATAAAATTTAACTATGGAACAAGATCTGAATTGAGGTGGTGATAATATGTTTACAGTTTTAGTGTTTATAATTAGTTTTATATGTATAGTGGGATTAATAAAGTTGAGTACAAATAAATTTAGTAAGTATATAATTAATAAAATTACCATTGACAATACTGACTTTAACTATATAGAAAAAATACAAATGAGATTTAGTAAAATAGTTATGTGTTTAGATCCCATTTTTTTAGTTTTGTTTATGTTTACTGAATCAATGACGATATTAGCTGTTATGACGATCATAAATATTATCCTTATAATCTCTATGGGAAGTTTTTCAAAATTAAAAAATAGTATGAATAAATAATTGATGGTAATTTAAATAGCAATGTATGCAATAAGATAGCTATAATTGGGGAGGATGAATATGGCAGATTATAATGAATTTTTATCTGAATGGGAACCAATTCACAAGAAAGGTATTATTGCCTATGTGAGTAGGTATACTTTAACTTTTTTAGCAACTTATCTTTTGGCATTTATTATTATTATTGTAATAAATGGTTCAATTAAAACAGAAAAAACAGGTGAAATACTTATATATTCTATAGTTTCAATCATATTTTATGCAATTGTTTTTATATTTAAATGGACTTGCTCAGAAAAAAAATATAAAAGAATTGTAAATGAACCTAATTAAGAAAGATCTTATTAGTCGTTCTAACTTCTTTGATAAGATACATTATTCTATAGTATAGACTTTAAAATATTGCTGCTTTTTTATATTTGGTTCAATATTAAAACAAGTTACATATAATAATAATGTCTTAAAATAAGGAGTGATGTTAATGTCAAAGCATGATGATAATTGTGGCTGTGAAAAAAAACATGATGATAAAGAGTGTAAAAAAGAAAATCAATTTCACGACCATGAATTTTTAGGAAGCGTTAGATTAGCTGAAGTAGGTAGTGAGGATGTTCATAATCATAGATTTGCTGGAGTATCAGGTCCTGCAATACCAGTTCAAGGTGGGCATGTTCATAAAGTTAAATCAAGAACAGACTTTTTTGACCACTTTCATGAATTTGAAGCGACTACAGGTTTACCAATACCCGTTGGCAATGATGGCAAGCATGTCCATTTTGTAGAGGCTAAAACTAATGTCGTTGATGGCCATTTCCACGAGTTAATATTTGCTACACTTATAAATGCTCCAATATTTGAAGAAGAAGCTTAGTATAAATGTAGTTAAGACATTGCTGTAAAACGCAGTGTCTTCTTCATTTTTTTGAGTGTTGATTTCTAATAACTTTTACATCAACTCAATCTTAGATTCCTAGTATACGATTCACTTATAGATAACTGAACACAGTTTAAAAAGAATGCTTACAAATGTAAATTACTCGCTAAAGGAGTAATTTTTGTGTAAATAACATAATTGATAAATTCGCATATTGTTTATGTCACAGTATATCTTTATCTGAATAACATAGAGTAGCAGTTAGAAGAACTGATACTGCTAGGAGGTAATACTATGTATAGTTATTGGCACGCTGATAGTGATAGACATGAATGTAACAAGTGCAACAGACATGAATGCGACGAATGTGATAGACATGAATGCAACAAGTGCAACAGACACGAATGCGATGAATGTGATAGACATGAATGTAACAAGAGCAACAGACACGAATGCGACGAATGTGATAGACACGAATGTAACAAGTGCAACAGGCACGAATGCGACGAATGTGATAGACATGAATGTAACAAGCGCAACAGACACAAATGCAATGAATGTGATTGATATTCCTTAAAAGTTGTACAAGCTATAAATTCATAAATAAAACTCGTTTTTTATTTATGGTATGAAATATAAATGTCGTGAAAGATTGATTTCACGGCATTTGTTATAAAAGTTCGTTTATTATAGTTCACGTTTTGTTGGATGTTGGTGATAACACTATATACAAGGATATTTACGGCTAAACAAAAAAGACCTTAGGTGTTACTCTAGGTCTTTTTTTATTTATGATATTTTCTTATTTTTTGATTCTCTTGTAGTTTTCATCGAAATATTTGCCTTTACGAATATCATCTGTCATGCCTTTATAAGGAGTTTCATTGATAACATCTTCGTTATTTTGTCCTGCATCAGCCATATAAGTGATTTTTGCAAATTCAGGAACAATATATTTGGGATAAGTTTCGTATTTTTCCCTTGCTTCTTCCATTAAATCAATGTGTTCATTTTGATAAGTTACTGTAATTTCTGGATGTTCATGAACCCATTTAGGGAAGAAGATAACGCCGTGTAATCTTCCTTCATTTGGCATGAAGTCTAAAGCTACATCAGTACCAGTTGGTTCAGTCCAAGTGATTTTAAATACACCATCCGTTAATTTAACAATATCTGCTTCTTGGTCTG
The window above is part of the Clostridium estertheticum genome. Proteins encoded here:
- a CDS encoding nitroreductase family protein, whose amino-acid sequence is MNEVLKAIKERRTTRKFKPEQIKEEELQAIIEAGLYAPSGTNQQPWHFTVIQNKDLIDEMNFEAKEVFKQSDNEFLRKVGFNDKYKVTYDAPTIILISGLNNNHYTEVDCAAATQNMLLAAHSLGIASCWCGAPSAAFNGGKKEELISKLNIPEDYTPFYTVLLGYSDNTPSKGPERKENTVQYLR
- a CDS encoding LysR family transcriptional regulator codes for the protein MNTNYLITLKTILEAGSFQKGALKLNYTQSTITYQVKQLEKELSIKLFEKIGRKMILTQAGNDILPFIKTILQATEQINNYGKGISEMNGSLRVVVPDSLLIYLLQPVIQVFRQKAPNVQLIINAMNCIDIREQLINGSADIGIHCDVGNYPATIALEELGAFRVCMVAPPFVDSKELDFITPHQRKTLNMISSEPHSSYQKVIMEYLTEKDIILNQTMEMWSIDAVKKSVINNLGISYLPIFAVEEELKSGALIQVKTGLDDTLFSSFCSYHKNKWISPPMELFLQLAQKFLGKTCM
- a CDS encoding acyl-CoA dehydrogenase family protein, encoding MNFKFQEDEQKVIDIIHDFGVKEVAPLAAELDKEERFPAESRQKLANMGMMGICYPKEYGGAGHSYLNYIAVIEELAKHCATTSVMLSDHHSLGSWPIFEYGTEEQKKKFLTPLLKGEKLGAFAVTEPMAGSDVGNQQTTAVDKGDYWLLNGTKIFITNGFYADTYFVTAMTDKSQRHRGISAFIVEKGTPGFSFGTKEKKMGICGSATYELIFQDCKIPKENQLGESGKGFKMTLATLDGGRIGVAAQALGIAQTAIDHSVNYVKEHTQSGERISQFQYAQWELADMQTKVDAARLLVYRAAQAKQDHEPFSHLAAMGKLYAAEAATNVTRRCLQLAGYDGCSCDFPFERFFRDAKITEIYEGTSEVQKMVISSWMGVK
- a CDS encoding YmaF family protein; the encoded protein is MSKHDDNCGCEKKHDDKECKKENQFHDHEFLGSVRLAEVGSEDVHNHRFAGVSGPAIPVQGGHVHKVKSRTDFFDHFHEFEATTGLPIPVGNDGKHVHFVEAKTNVVDGHFHELIFATLINAPIFEEEA
- a CDS encoding phenolic acid decarboxylase, with the translated sequence MTEKKVFKNLEDFLGTHFIYTYDNGWEYEWYAKNDHTVDYRIHGGMVAGRWVTDQEADIVKLTDGVFKITWTEPTGTDVALDFMPNEGRLHGVIFFPKWVHEHPEITVTYQNEHIDLMEEAREKYETYPKYIVPEFAKITYMADAGQNNEDVINETPYKGMTDDIRKGKYFDENYKRIKK